CAAAAATAGGGATTCTGCCTTCTCAGCAAAGACATAATCCCTATTGATATACTTTGAGGCTTACCTTTATGCGAGTTAACGTTAATGATCAGACAAGTATTTCACTGGATTTGCGGATGCCACTTTTAAGCTTTGGCCACCAACACTTACAAGCGTAATAAAAATCGAAATGAGTCCAGCCACAAAGAAAATGGTCCAAGAAACATCAACTTGAAAGGCAAAACCTTGTAGCCATTCTTGCATGACTAAATAGCTCAGCGGTAAGGAAACTGCCATCGCAATGACGAAAATTAGTACGAACTGACTACTAAATTTGGTCAAAACACTCCCAATAGAAGCACCTAAAACCTTTCTAATGCTTATTTCCTTGGCATACCTTTCTGCCATAAATGATACCAACCCTACAAGCCCTAAAATGGTCAGGAAAATTCCGATAATGGAAAACCCAATCACCATTTTCACAAACTTCTGCTCGTTGCCATATAGGCTGGCAAAAGCTTCATCTACAAATTTAAAATCCAATGGTTGGTCACTATATGCTCTCCAGATTTGATCAATACCATCTAGAGCACTTGTTACTTGATCGGTATTTAAACGAATAATCAAATTATCAGGACTTGACCTAGACCCAGGAGGGAGAAGTATATAAGCTGTAGGCGCAACTGCCGAATGAAGCGAATTGTAATTAAAGTCTTCAATTACACCAGCAACAACTCTGTTATCGGCATCCAATTGAATTTTCTTCCCAGCTAAGTCTTCCCAGCCTGTTTTCTTAAAAGCCGATTCATTAATCAAACAAACCACACTCGAGTCTGAAACCATTTCCTTTGAAATATTTCTACCTAAAAGCAGGTCAGCCTCGATAGTTTGTAGGTAATCGTAGTCGATCGCCACGAGATGGATGGAGGCCATTTCGCTATCTAGTTTCCCATCCCATGAAAAACCCACCGTATTATTCATGTCACTTGGTAAACTTTCGCCTGAGGCAGAAATCATGTTTACTCCCTGAACTTTACGCATCCTTTCTTTTATTAGGACAAGCTCATCTTGCATTCCGCGGTCATCTACGGGGATAGTGATTAACTGCTCGGCATTAAAGCCTTTGTCAAACTGCTTGATATGATTCATCTGATTGATGACGATAAGCGTACTAGATATCAAAAAGGCAGCGATCGAAAACTGCAGTAACACCTGAACTTTTCGGACCCAGGATTTAGTACCTAAGGCACCTGACTTATTGCCTCTGATCACATCCACTGGTCTAAAACGGTTCATAACGATTGCCGGGTATATGCCAGATGCTGTTAAAATGGCCACAAATGTAAACGCTAAAACCATTAAGACGGGCACTTGAAATACATCTGCCGGTGTCATATTCTTTGAGACAATCTCATTGAATAGCGGAAGGATTAACAAGGCTAGACTAAGCGCTAATAGCAGGGCTACGGAAACCTGAAATGCACACTCAATAAAGAATTGGCGTGCCACCTGTCTCCTTGTGCCTCCAAAAACTTTTCGCATGCCCACTTCTTTACCTCTGAGCGAGGATTTGGCTGTCGTTAAATTCACATAATTAATAATGGCCGCCAGCAGGATCATGATGGCTATAAAACCAAATAGATAGATATAATCTTTATTGCCCTTTTCGAAGTTTCCGTGGATGTCAGAGGAGTTGAGTCTAACATCGGCGAGTGGTTGAAAAATGATTCCACTAAATTCTGAGGCTCCTTCTCTTCTATATTTTTCAAAAAAACCTGGCACTTTAGCTTCCACAGCCGCTAAATCTGCCTTAGACTCTAATTTCACATAGCTTTGAAGCCAATTTAGCCCCCACCAATTATCGAACTTACCATAAATCTCTTTTGTGGTTGACATGGAGCCTAGAAAATCAAATTGCAAATGAGAATTACTGGGTACGTCCTTTATTACCCCAGTGATTTTCATTAGAAAGTCTTTATTGCCATCATAAACTTTGATGGGAAGTTGCTCACCCACTACATCTAAGCGATCGAAGTACCTCAAGGCTTTGGTGGCTGTTATGACCACACTATTTGGTTCTTCAAGCATTGTATTTCTATCTCCCTGAAGGACTTCAAAGCTGAAAAAACTCATGAAATTTTCATCTGCCCAATAAAACCCGCTCTCAAAATAATTTTGACCTGCTTGCTTTACTAAAACTCCATCTTGACCCATTCGTGTATGTGCCTTTATTTCAGGGAAGCCTGTCCCCATATTTATCTTCCAAGGCGATGGTGTTGATGCTGCTTTATCACCTGTCTTCGGATTGTGATTTAGCAATCGATATATGTTCTCATGTCCCTCATGAAACCGATCGAAACTCAATTCATCTAGAATATAGAGTGAGATGAGTAAAGAACTTAGAATACCGATAGTAAGTCCGGCAGCATTTAAAGAGGAGTACCAAAAATTCTTTTTGAACTGCCTAGCGGCCACTTTCAAATAGTTGAGCATTAACATGTTGTTGTTTTTTTCCATTTCGTTGATTCGTTTTAACCTAAAAAGCCTGAAATAGGCTATGACATCATATATGTAGAAAAGTCTTGCTTGCCTTAAACCCTGGCGCTCTACCCTCCTATCAAACCATTCATGCAAATCGCCCTGTACCTCTTCCAGATATTTGGAAGAGCAGTACCACTCTAAAAAGCGATCGACCAAGCGTGGTGGTTTGTTTTTATCTATTTCCATCTTATTTGTCAAACTAATAAGGAAAATTAAAATTTATAATCGGGCATCATATCCCACATTCTATTTCTCATATCCTTAGCTTGATTAAGTACTTCAAACCCTGAAGCAGTAATCCTATAAAGACGCTTGCGCCTCCCCCCTCTTTCTCCCGTGGTACCTCCCATATAGGATTCCAAATATCCCTTCTTTTCTAATCTATAGAGCGCCGTATGCACTGTCGACAGGGTGATAGTTCTTCCTGTTTGTTCTTCTATTTCAGCACCTATAGTGACGCTATAAGCGCTGTTAATGAGCAAAGCGCATGTTAGCAAGACTAACTCTTCAAACTCACCTAAATGTGTCCCTTTCATAAATCGAATGTTACAATTGTCAATTAAGAAGCTTATTTCACTCTTATTTGTCAAACTAATATAGTACAATACTTCGAAAAGAAATATTAGTTACAGACTAACATGGGAATTTTGACTAATTATTGCTGATATCTGTCACCATTACGCGTTCCCAGATTTCAGAATGATCTTCGATCATTTGTATGTGGAGAGGTGCCTTTTGGTAAAACTCTTGGGCTTCAAGGTCTTTGAAATGAAAAACTACTGCATAGTCATAGGTGTTTTCTATAACTTCTCTAGTGGTAGGTGCTGGCTCTCCGGCATGAAAGAATTTTACAGTTTCAATTTCCGCCAATCGCTTGGCAGATTCCTTAAAGTCTTCTATTTGCTGTGTTGTTGCCGATTCCTTGAACCAAAAATAGGCCGTGTGAACAAATGGATTTTCTAACCTTTTTTCCTCGCTTACTGAAACTACAGTGGCTGCATTATCACTAACATTAGCTTGACATCCTGTCATTAGAAAGGCTAGAACGCAAACGGGTGCTAGAAAAAACTTATTCATAAGTAGACGTTATTTTTTGATCGGGAATTTCATTCGATACTTCACATTCACATTTCCTTTAGAAATGCCTACCAACTTTGAGCGAAGCATTTGTTTCTTGAGCCCTTTGATATAATCCGTAAATAGGACGCCATCTAGGTGGTCATATTCATGTTGGATAACCCTTGCAGTTAAATCATCGAATTCTTCTTCATGGGGATTCCACAATTCATCATAATAATGAATAGTAAGTTTTTCAGGTCGAATTACTTCTCCGTGTACATCTGGAATACTGAGGCAACCTTCCTCAAAACTCCATTCATTGCCGTATTCGTCAAGTATCTCTGGGTTTATAAATGCTCTTTTTACACCCTTATTACTTTCTTCTTCTGAATTCATTTGTGTCGAATCGATCACAAAAATTCTATGCGACATGCCTATTTGTGGTGCAGCTAGTCCCACACCATTTGCATTATACATGGTTTCAAACATGTTTTCTACAAGGGTGGTCAGGTCTTCCGAATCCTTCGGGTAGTCTTTTGCTTCTTTTCTTAATACGTTATCGCCAAAGGCAACAATAGGGTAAATCATATCTATTTGCTTTCGAGGTAGGATTGAAGGATAATGGTGGCACTTACCTTATCAATATTACCTTTTTCTCTTCTATCTTTCTTTTTGACACCCCCCGCGATCATGGCATCGAGCGCCATTTTGGAAGTATATCTTTCGTCATGCAAATAAACAGGTTTTTCAGGAAAGTGTTTTTTAAGAAGCCGATGAAATTGCTGAACCAAAGGCGTGGCATTTGTAGGCGTACCATCAAGCTTTTTGGGCATTCCTAATACAAACACTTCTATACCCTCTTCATGATCATATTTTTTCAGGAAGGCAATAACATCTTTTGAATGTATGGTATCTAAAGCAGAAGCGATGATTTGAAGTGGATCGGTGACTGCCAAACCCACTCTTTTGGTGCCATAGTCGATGGCTAATATTCTACCCATTAATTCAGTTTAGAAAAGTCGTAAAACTTAAGCTTAGCTAATCGCTCAAGCTGCAAGGCTTTCGGAAAAAGAATCTCATTCTCAATTTTTGCGTGGATCATTAAATCTTTTTCAAATCTTTCTAACTCCGTAAAAAGCACTTTGATATGTAAATCTGCCTCATCGCAGTATTGATAGTTATTTGTAAATTTTCTAAAACCTTCCATCTCACTTTCATGCACTTCATGTTCAAGCGCAAATTCCTGAACTGAAAACTTCTCCATCAGGTAGTAGATCTCCGAAGAGGGCTTTTCGTCGACCAAAAACTTACTCAGTCTTTCTACATAAGTGAACATGGTATCTTCCTCTTCATAAATGTGGTGAATAAAATCTTCCACGAACATTGGGAAAATAGACTTTAGGTCACTTGAGAGAGATTTATATCTAAAGTTCACGTCTTTCACCCCATCGATGAGTTGTCCGATATATGGCAATCGCTTTTTGATAAATACATAATGTGCATGTTTCAGATACTCGGTCACGAGCTCTGGGGGGTAAGCTTTCAGTTGGTTTTGAGTAGTCTCTTTCTCGTCTAAAACCAGCTCTAAACTTTTGATGACTGACAGAGCATCCAAGCCCAACTTTGAACACACCTCTTCTAACGTCTCAAGCTTGTAATCATAGAATTTGACACCGAAATAATAGAGCACAGAAGCTCGTACATGGTTTTCAGAAACAAGGTCTGTGATAGTGGTTTTTAGTAAATGATCCATAAAAAAGGTGTATTAACGAAACTAAGAATTTTGAGTCACATTTTTTTAAAGGAGGTGAAGTAAAATTCTTGAACACAAACTAAAGTCATTCGTTACAATCATACTATGACATTTACCCATGTTTTCGTCCCAAATGTATATTTTTACAAATTAATTAAAGGTCGAAAGTGAACGAACATAAGAACTCATCATACCATATTAGGCTCCCAATTCTATTGACAATAGCCGTCATTATCGGGATTCTCATCGGATCAGAATTTGGAGAACCAAAAGAGGACAAAAAATATCTCAGCTCAATTCAGAAATTCAGAGAGCTCCTGGAGTATATCGAAAATGATTATGTAGACACTGTTGACACAGAAACGCTGATAGAGGAGTCTATCGAGAATATGTTGGACAAACTAGATCCACATACAATTTATATCCCGCCGAAAGACAGAGAACTAAGCGCATCGCAGCTTCGAGCAACATATGACGGCATAGGTGTAGAATTTAACTTATTACGCGACACGCTGTATGTCGTTAATCCTTTACCTGGCGGACCTTCTGAGAAAGCCGGTATTATTGCGGGTGATAAAATTGTTTCAGTAGATGGTGAAAACATTGCTGGTATTGGCGTCAACAACCGAAAGGTTTATGATATGCTCAGGGGCCCTCGAGGTTCAAAAGTGAATGTAGGAGTTGTCCGACGTAATGAACCTGAATTACTAGATATAGAGTTAGAACGGGGTGCAATTCCACAATATTCGCTTGATGCTAGCTATATGGTGGAAGACGGCATGGGCTATATCAAAGTCAATCGATTTGCCGAAACGACTTATGATGAGTTTAAATCCGCACTTGAAGAATTAAAATCTCAAGGCATGACCAAACTCATATTGGACCTTCAGAATAATACTGGTGGTTATATGAGTGCTGCTATCCGCATGTCGGATGAGTTTTTAAGTGAAGATCAATTGATCGTAAGCCAAAAAGGCCAAAGCGAAAAATATGACAGCGAAGCCAAGTCTACTGAAAAAGGAATCTTTAAAGACGGTGCTTTGATTGTATTGGTCAATGAGGGCAGTGCTTCAGCTTCCGAAATTGTGGCGGGTGCTCTTCAAGATAATGATCGTGCCTTAGTCATTGGCAGACGATCGTTCGGTAAAGGCTTGGTGCAATTACCGTTTGATTTAAAGGATGGTTCTGAACTTAGAATGACCATTGCTAGATATTACACGCCTAGTGGACGCTCGATTCAAAAGCCTTACGATGATGGTGAAAAAAGTTACGATGCAGACTATTACAATCGCTACACTTCAGGCGAGTTGTTCGTAAAAGATAGCGTACAATTCGATGAAGATTTGGCCTACAAAACTTCAAAAGGACGAACTGTTTATGGTGGTGGCGGTATTATGCCAGATTATTTTGTGCCGCTAGATACTACCGACAATAGCATTTATGTAAACCGTTTGGTAAACAGTAACACCATTCGTGAGTATACGCTGGATTATAGGGATAACCACCCAGAGCTAAAAGACATGTCTTTTGAGGACTACAATAAGAACTTTGAGGTAACTGCCGCTATGCTTCGCGAAGTTGTTGGCTTGGGTGTAAAAAAGGGAATTCGTTTTAACAAAAAGCAGTTTGAAAAATCTCGTGAGCTCTTGAAATACTTGATCAAAGCCAGAATTGCTCGTGACAATTTTGATGATGATGCATTTTACAAAATCTACAACGAGACCAATGAGATTTACCGTCAAGCTATAACGCTTTTTAACAACCCTGATTTACTGCAG
This is a stretch of genomic DNA from Roseivirga misakiensis. It encodes these proteins:
- a CDS encoding S41 family peptidase; amino-acid sequence: MNEHKNSSYHIRLPILLTIAVIIGILIGSEFGEPKEDKKYLSSIQKFRELLEYIENDYVDTVDTETLIEESIENMLDKLDPHTIYIPPKDRELSASQLRATYDGIGVEFNLLRDTLYVVNPLPGGPSEKAGIIAGDKIVSVDGENIAGIGVNNRKVYDMLRGPRGSKVNVGVVRRNEPELLDIELERGAIPQYSLDASYMVEDGMGYIKVNRFAETTYDEFKSALEELKSQGMTKLILDLQNNTGGYMSAAIRMSDEFLSEDQLIVSQKGQSEKYDSEAKSTEKGIFKDGALIVLVNEGSASASEIVAGALQDNDRALVIGRRSFGKGLVQLPFDLKDGSELRMTIARYYTPSGRSIQKPYDDGEKSYDADYYNRYTSGELFVKDSVQFDEDLAYKTSKGRTVYGGGGIMPDYFVPLDTTDNSIYVNRLVNSNTIREYTLDYRDNHPELKDMSFEDYNKNFEVTAAMLREVVGLGVKKGIRFNKKQFEKSRELLKYLIKARIARDNFDDDAFYKIYNETNEIYRQAITLFNNPDLLQNQSNGLLLQMR
- a CDS encoding hemerythrin domain-containing protein; its protein translation is MDHLLKTTITDLVSENHVRASVLYYFGVKFYDYKLETLEEVCSKLGLDALSVIKSLELVLDEKETTQNQLKAYPPELVTEYLKHAHYVFIKKRLPYIGQLIDGVKDVNFRYKSLSSDLKSIFPMFVEDFIHHIYEEEDTMFTYVERLSKFLVDEKPSSEIYYLMEKFSVQEFALEHEVHESEMEGFRKFTNNYQYCDEADLHIKVLFTELERFEKDLMIHAKIENEILFPKALQLERLAKLKFYDFSKLN
- a CDS encoding PadR family transcriptional regulator, with amino-acid sequence MKGTHLGEFEELVLLTCALLINSAYSVTIGAEIEEQTGRTITLSTVHTALYRLEKKGYLESYMGGTTGERGGRRKRLYRITASGFEVLNQAKDMRNRMWDMMPDYKF
- the def gene encoding peptide deformylase — encoded protein: MIYPIVAFGDNVLRKEAKDYPKDSEDLTTLVENMFETMYNANGVGLAAPQIGMSHRIFVIDSTQMNSEEESNKGVKRAFINPEILDEYGNEWSFEEGCLSIPDVHGEVIRPEKLTIHYYDELWNPHEEEFDDLTARVIQHEYDHLDGVLFTDYIKGLKKQMLRSKLVGISKGNVNVKYRMKFPIKK
- the ruvX gene encoding Holliday junction resolvase RuvX, coding for MGRILAIDYGTKRVGLAVTDPLQIIASALDTIHSKDVIAFLKKYDHEEGIEVFVLGMPKKLDGTPTNATPLVQQFHRLLKKHFPEKPVYLHDERYTSKMALDAMIAGGVKKKDRREKGNIDKVSATIILQSYLESK
- a CDS encoding ABC transporter permease codes for the protein MEIDKNKPPRLVDRFLEWYCSSKYLEEVQGDLHEWFDRRVERQGLRQARLFYIYDVIAYFRLFRLKRINEMEKNNNMLMLNYLKVAARQFKKNFWYSSLNAAGLTIGILSSLLISLYILDELSFDRFHEGHENIYRLLNHNPKTGDKAASTPSPWKINMGTGFPEIKAHTRMGQDGVLVKQAGQNYFESGFYWADENFMSFFSFEVLQGDRNTMLEEPNSVVITATKALRYFDRLDVVGEQLPIKVYDGNKDFLMKITGVIKDVPSNSHLQFDFLGSMSTTKEIYGKFDNWWGLNWLQSYVKLESKADLAAVEAKVPGFFEKYRREGASEFSGIIFQPLADVRLNSSDIHGNFEKGNKDYIYLFGFIAIMILLAAIINYVNLTTAKSSLRGKEVGMRKVFGGTRRQVARQFFIECAFQVSVALLLALSLALLILPLFNEIVSKNMTPADVFQVPVLMVLAFTFVAILTASGIYPAIVMNRFRPVDVIRGNKSGALGTKSWVRKVQVLLQFSIAAFLISSTLIVINQMNHIKQFDKGFNAEQLITIPVDDRGMQDELVLIKERMRKVQGVNMISASGESLPSDMNNTVGFSWDGKLDSEMASIHLVAIDYDYLQTIEADLLLGRNISKEMVSDSSVVCLINESAFKKTGWEDLAGKKIQLDADNRVVAGVIEDFNYNSLHSAVAPTAYILLPPGSRSSPDNLIIRLNTDQVTSALDGIDQIWRAYSDQPLDFKFVDEAFASLYGNEQKFVKMVIGFSIIGIFLTILGLVGLVSFMAERYAKEISIRKVLGASIGSVLTKFSSQFVLIFVIAMAVSLPLSYLVMQEWLQGFAFQVDVSWTIFFVAGLISIFITLVSVGGQSLKVASANPVKYLSDH
- a CDS encoding Dabb family protein, with the translated sequence MNKFFLAPVCVLAFLMTGCQANVSDNAATVVSVSEEKRLENPFVHTAYFWFKESATTQQIEDFKESAKRLAEIETVKFFHAGEPAPTTREVIENTYDYAVVFHFKDLEAQEFYQKAPLHIQMIEDHSEIWERVMVTDISNN